From Schizosaccharomyces pombe strain 972h- genome assembly, chromosome: II, the proteins below share one genomic window:
- the mlh1 gene encoding MutL family protein Mlh1 has product MDVNSRAKIRPLDQLVINKIAAGEIIERPENAIKELIENSLDAGSTSIDVLLKDGGLKLLQITDNGSGIQYDDLPYLCQRFSTSKIDNFNDLQHLQTFGFRGEALASISHVAKVTVVTKLSSDIHAWKAFYVDGALAPISPGMSPAPQPCAGKQGTVITAEDLFYNVRSRKSALKNGSEEFRRIMILVQKYAIHNDQVSFNCKKVGDTVASLSLSSRLSKADKIRHIYGPRVASHLRDFSLGEGQSSIVGFSANGFISNADFQDKKSNLILFINNRLVESVELRHALEETYAKYLHKGASYFVYLSLNMSPEQLDVNVHPSKRIVHFLYDQEIATSICDKLGEILERTDTERSYPLQAMIPSISNTKNAESSSQKAVRTYENYLVRTDPRERSIKSMLSDNFLQRSSNNYDNEIIEKVDSANSNKNATNDIKDLQTEEIVEEGNSIDLESIKSLQKQVINSMHVLATNILTEHKYVGLVCPTRRIAAVQHNIGLYVVDYGKLSYHLFYQICLTEFGNYGEFVLETPLSISDLFEIVNGDEDKSESEKFTRLLVSRRDMLKDYFSISVTSGGLLTAVPMLSPKYHPPFEQLPLLISSLTPKFFDWLDEKSCLNGIMKAIAKFYVPLPLSYEESDVKSIRSLESCLEDYLFPEFRRRVICPKKVFEEKCIYQITSLPRLYNVFERC; this is encoded by the exons ATGGATGTCAATTCACGAGCAAAAATTCGTCCTTTGGATCAATTGgttattaacaaaatagCCGCAGGGGAG ATTATAGAAAGACCTGAAAATGCTATTAAAGagttaattgaaaattcacTTGATGCTGGGAGTACAAGCATTGATGTTTTGCTAAAAGATGGCGGCTTGaagcttcttcaaattaCTGACAATGGATCTGGTATACAG TATGATGATCTTCCTTATTTATGCCAGAGGTTTAGTACGTctaaaattgataattttaatgatttacAACATTTACAAACATTTGGATTTCGTGGAGAAGCACTTGCGAGTATCAGTCATGTCGCGAAAGTTACAGTAGTAACAAAGCTTTCTTCGGATATACACGCATGGAA GGCTTTTTATGTTGATGGAGCTCTTGCGCCCATTAGCCCTGGAATGAGTCCTGCTCCCCAACCTTGTGCTGGGAAGCAAGGGACTGTAATAACGGCTgaagatttattttacaatgtACGTAGTCGCAAAtcagctttaaaaaatgggtCAGAGGAATTTCGTCGCATAATGATCTTGGTTCAAAAATATGCAATTCATAATGACCAAGTTTCATTCAACTGTAAGAAGGTTGGTGACACCGTTGCCTCTTTATCTTTAAGCTCTAGGCTTTCCAAAGCGGATAAAATTAGACATATTTATGGACCAAGAGTGGCTAGTCATTTGAgagatttttctttaggaGAAGGACAATCGTCTATTGTTGGATTTTCGGCCAATGGTTTTATTAGCAATGCAGACTTTcaagataaaaaaagcaatttaattttatttattaataatcgATTAGTGGAATCGGTTGAACTGCGACACGCTCTTGAGGAGACTTATGCTAAATACCTTCATAAAGGAGCATCTTACTTTGTTTACTTATCGTTAAATATGAGTCCTGAGCAATTGGATGTTAATGTCCATCCTTCGAAGAGGAttgttcattttttgtatgACCAAGAGATTGCAACTTCTATCTGTGATAAACTAGGTGAAATTTTGGAACGGACGGACACTGAAAGGTCGTATCCTTTGCAAGCAATGATTCCTAGCATCTCTAATACCAAAAACGCTGAAAGCTCTAGTCAAAAAGCAGTGCGAACCtatgaaaattatttggtTCGTACAGATCCGCGTGAAAGAAGTATTAAAAGTATGCTTTCAGATAACTTTTTGCAGCGATCATCAAATAATTATGAcaatgaaataattgaaaaagttgattCGGCCAACTCGAATAAAAATGCAACAAATGACATAAAAGATCTTCAAACTGAAGAAATTGTTGAAGAAGGGAATTCTATTGATTTGGAAAGCATCAAGTCTTTACAAAAGCAAGTTATAAATTCAATGCATGTCCTGGCGACTAATATTCTTACGGAGCATAAGTATGTAGGTTTAGTTTGTCCTACAAGAAGAATTGCGGCGGTTCAGCATAACATAGGTTTATATGTGGTCGACTACGGAAAGCTTTCATATCATCTGTTTTATCAGATTTGTCTCACTGAATTTGGAAATTACGGCGAATTTGTACTCGAAACACCTTTGTCAATTTCCgatttatttgaaatagTCAATGGTGATGAAGACAAATCTGAAAGTGAAAAATTTACACGTTTATTAGTTTCCCGACGAGATATGTTAAAGGACTACTTTTCTATAAGTGTCACGTCAGGTGGATTATTGACAGCTGTACCGATGTTAAGTCCTAAATATCATCCACCTTTTGAGCAACTTCCTTTGTTAATTAGTAGTTTGACTCCTAAGTTTTTTGATTGGTTAGATGAGAAGTCATGTTTAAATGGAATCATGAAAgcaattgcaaaattttatgTCCCTCTCCCTCTTTCTTATGAAGAAAGTGATGTGAAGAGCATCAGATCCTTGGAGTCATGCTTAGAAGATTATTTGTTTCCTGAATTTCGCCGAAGGGTAATTTGCccaaaaaaagtatttgaaGAGAAGTGCATATATCAGATCACGAGTTTACCGCGGCTCTATAATGTTTTCGAACGTTGTTAA
- the rio2 gene encoding RIO family protein kinase, whose translation MVNLNIKAMRYLSAEDFRTLTAVEMGSRNHEVVPTNMINQIAKIRGGSCTKSLSVLFMHKLIAKVPHISYEGYRLTYAGYDYLALKALSKRASVYSVGNQIGVGKESDVYVVGDQKGKQYILKIHRLGRISFRSVKNNRDYLRNRKTGSWQYLSRLAATKEFAFMKILHEHGFPVPAPIDHSRHCIIMEMIDAFPLRAVTDIRDPPALYQTLMDIIVRFARNGLIHGDFNEFNIIVREDGTAVVIDFPQMVSTSHPDAQFYFDRDVQCIVQYFEKNYQYKGDVPNFEDISKMEKENNLDIMIEASGFNKKQSKELEKYRQEEEKRKENGDDLSDNYEEEEEEKE comes from the exons ATGGTAAATTTGAATATAAAAGCAATGAGATATCTTTCTGCCGAGGATTTTCGCACTCTGACAGCT GTAGAAATGGGAAGCCGTAATCATGAAGTTGTTCCAACGAATATGATTAATCAAATTGCTAAAATACGCGGTGGCTCTTGTACGAAATCATTGTCCGTTTTGTTTATGCATAAATTAATTGCAAAGGTGCCGCATATCAGCTATGAGGGCTATCGACTAACATATGCGGGATATGATTACTTGGCATTGAAGGCCTTGTCAAAGAGAGCATCCGTTTACTCTGTCGGTAATCAAATAGGCGTCGGTAAAGAATCTGATGTCTACGTCGTAGGAGACCAAAAAGGAAAGCAATATATCTTAAAAATCCACAGGCTTGGGCGTATATCTTTCCGGAGtgtaaaaaacaatagaGATTATTTGAGAAATCGTAAAACTGGATCATGGCAGTATCTGTCTCGATTAGCTGCCACAAAagaatttgcttttatgAAGATCTTGCATGAGCATGGTTTCCCTGTACCTGCTCCAATTGATCATTCCAGGCATTGTATTATCATGGAAATGATTGATGCGTTTCCTCTTCGTGCTGTTACTGACATTCGTGATCCACCTGCTCTATATCAGACATTAATGGATATTATCGTTCGATTTGCAAGGAATGGGTTAATACATGGTGATTTCAACGAATTTAACATCATTGTTCGTGAAGATGGAACAGCTGTTGTAATTGATTTTCCGCAAATGGTATCTACTAGTCATCCTGATGCgcaattttattttgatagAGACGTACAGTGCATTGTgcaatattttgaaaaaaactatCAATACAAAGGTGATGTTCCTAATTTCGAAGACATATCGAAAatggaaaaggaaaataatttggaTATCATGATTGAGGCTTCAGGATTTAATAAGAAACAATCTAAAGAACTAGAAAAATATAGacaagaagaagaaaaaagaaaagaaaatggtgATGATTTATCTGATAActatgaagaagaagaagaagagaaggAATGA
- the pof10 gene encoding F-box/WD repeat protein Pof10, which translates to MNRDHSSNNTNRTVLNLPKEILIIIFSFLDPRSLLSAQCTCKYWKKLLSDDLSWRTAFFHHFAGDQSQIFSPLGNGTWRQEYLLRSTITRAYEKGKGQTVQYDCRVGQLTNLYYDFSSGRLYSGNWLTGTISVSDPTTGKVERSLLHASTDGSFTHGLSTMTLGKQIFGFGFMDGRVGVILMSRQAETPRKFRYCLDSHADSVTCIDALTGDLPPTGEIGMVTGSDDGSVHCWDVKTGVSLQSFQFRSSQILSLCFRPKYKMLLVDTFNYELNSYQLYLIPGYARSRKNEQPILLSSRKCVLTDEEEPPCLMTADCCAGVAFLSRGAPKNCICRVSFKEFLEKNDNVGVQTSSIPLNGKPTSISLDTNDRVLSKSTPGRGARLLAVGDENGLVYVVNTRTEDPNKAILRTITAYSNFPITDIYLNEVAMVVGSASGYCGVYDTVTGNFLKKIASARNAARREPINCILLDSNPLSLKGVITMSKHVKSWSYTIPKPFVNKRSKVLPLRPSVTHDNLSKSSDYSKNEVEREIMLGLDQIAQERREKMEARQKFEQHFGEGLVGLSEEEIIAYVTMLSQEEEAKRMVQLSMDVDKIEEDFKENDEQATSSLNALSSNHEPPQEQANVAELNEQEQIELAMRLSLMEM; encoded by the exons ATGAATCGGGATCattcttcaaataataCGAATAGAACAGTTTTAAACCTGCCAAAAG AAATTTTGATCATTATATTTTCGTTTCTTGATCCTCGCTCTTTACTTTCTGCTCAATGCACTTGCAAATATTGGAAAAAGTTATTATCCGATGATTTAAGTTGGCGTActgctttttttcatcacTTTGCGGGTGATCAGTCGCAAATATTTAGTCCACTAGGTAATGGAACATGGCGGCAAGAATATCTTTTACGTTCTACCATTACTAGAGCTTATGAAAAAGGGAAAGGGCAAACAGTTCAGTATGATTGTCGCGTTGGACAATTGACCAACCTTTATTACGACTTTTCTTCAGGAAGGCTTTATTCAGGAAATTGGCTTACTGGAACAATCTCCGTTTCCGACCCTACCACTGGAAAGGTTGAGAGGTCTTTATTACATGCTAGTACTGATGGCAGCTTTACGCATGGATTATCTACAATGACATTGGggaaacaaatttttggcTTTGGTTTTATGGATGGTCGCGTTGGAGTTATTTTGATGTCACGTCAAGCCGAGACTCCTCGAAAATTTCGTTATTGTCTGGATTCCCATGCTGATTCAGTTACATGCATTGATGCATTAACCGGTGATTTGCCCCCCACTGGGGAAATCGGTATGGTTACTGGATCAGATGATGGATCCGTGCATTGCTGGGATGTTAAAACAGGTGTTAGTCTTCAATCATTTCAATTCCGTTCTTCACAAATCCTTTCTTTGTGTTTCAGGCCGAAATACAAAATGCTACTCGTTGACACTTTTAATTATGAACTTAACTCATATCAATTATACTTAATACCGGGCTATGCTCGCTCCCGAAAGAATGAGCAGCCTATACTTTTATCGTCCAGAAAATGTGTGTTAACTGATGAAGAGGAACCTCCTTGTCTGATGACGGCAGATTGCTGTGCCGGTGTTGCCTTCTTGTCCAGGGGCGCACCgaaaaattgtatttgtCGAGTTtcatttaaagaatttttggaGAAAAACGATAATGTCGGCGTTCAAACATCTTCAATTCCTCTCAACGGAAAACCAACCTCAATCTCCTTAGATACGAACGATCGTGTGTTGTCAAAATCAACTCCTGGTAGAGGAGCAAGACTGCTCGCTGTTGGTGATGAAAATGGTTTGGTTTATGTTGTAAACACTCGCACTGAAGATCCTAACAAGGCCATTCTTAGAACTATTACTGCATACTCAAATTTTCCTATTACCGATATTTACTTGAATGAAGTTGCAATGGTAGTAGGGTCGGCTAGCGGCTATTGCGGAGTATACGATACCGTTACTgggaattttttgaaaaaaatagcgAGTGCCAGGAATGCTGCTAGAAGAGAACCAATTAATTGCATACTGCTTGACTCAAATCCGTTAAGTTTGAAAGGTGTGATCACCATGAGCAAGCATGTCAAATCTTGGTCTTATACAATTCCCAAAccttttgttaataaaaggTCCAAGGTTTTACCCTTGAGACCTTCGGTGACACACGATAATCTGTCGAAGTCGTCTGACtactcaaaaaatgaagtcGAAAGAGAAATCATGTTAGGTTTGGACCAAATTGCTCAGGAAAGACGAGAAAAAATGGAAGCCCGGCAAAAATTTGAACAGCATTTTGGTGAGGGCTTGGTTGGTTTAagtgaagaagaaatcATAGCATATGTTACCATGCTTTCACAAGAAGAGGAAGCTAAGAGAATGGTTCAGCTCTCCATGGATGTTGATAAAATAGAAGaagattttaaagaaaacgaTGAACAAGCTACATCGTCATTAAATGCTTTAAGTTCAAATCATGAGCCACCGCAAGAACAAGCGAATGTTGCTGAACTGAACGAACAAGAGCAGATTGAACTAGCCATGCGATTATCACTCATGGAAATGTGA
- the acl1 gene encoding ATP citrate synthase subunit 1 has protein sequence MAGSVDKPSYELFSKDTRAFVYGMQTKAVQGMLDFDYMCGRTVPSVAAIIYTFGSQSISKLYWGTKEILLPVYRTIEEACTKHPEVDVVVNFASSRSAYASTMELMEFPQIRCIAIIAEGVPERRAREILVTSKEKNVVIIGPATVGGIKPGCFKIGNTGGMMDNIVASKLYRPGSVAYVSKSGGMSNELNNIISHTTDGVYEGIAIGGDRYPGTTFIDHLIRFEADPACKLMVLLGEVGGVEEYRVIEAVKNGTIKKPIVAWAIGTCSSMFKTEVQFGHAGSFANSELETAVAKNQAMREAGIYVPETFEKLPALLQEVYEGLVKKGVIVPQPEVAPPNIPLDYAWAKELGLVRKPSSFICTISNDRGSELTYNNVPISKVFEEELGIGGVISLLWLRRRLPSYATKFLEMVLQLTADHGPCVSGAMNTIITTRAGKDLISSLVAGLLTIGTRFGGALDGAAQEFSKAYDAGLSPRAFVDSCRKANKLIPGIGHRIKSRNNPDLRVELVKGYVKKNFPSTKLLDYALAVENVTTSKKDNLILNVDGCIAVCFVDLLRNCGAFTLEEANEYINLGILNGMFVLGRSIGLIGHHLDQKRLRAPLYRHPWDDFLYLS, from the exons ATGGCGGGATCAGTGGATAAACCTTCTTATGAGCTTTTTTCCAAGGACACCAGAGCCTTTGTGTATGGCATGCAGACAAAGGCTGTTCAAGGAATGCTTGACTTTGATTATATGTGTGGTAGAACTGTTCCATCTGTAGCTGCTATCATATATACGTTCG GAAGTCAAAGTATCAGCAAGCTTTATTGGGGTACTAAAGAAATTCTGTTGCCTGTTTATCGTACAATTGAAGAA GCATGTACCAAACATCCTGAGGTTGACGTCGTTGTTAATTTTGCTTCGAGCCGTAGTGCTTATGCCTCAACTATGGAGTTGATGGAGTTTCCTCAAATTCGCTGTATTGCAATTATTGCGGAAGGTGTCCCTGAGCGCCGTGCTCGTGAGATATTGGTAACCTCTAAGGAGAAGAATGTGGTTATTATTGGGCCTGCTACCGTTGGTGGTATTAAACCAGGATGTTTCAAAATCGGAAATACTGGTGGTATGATGGACAACATTGTAGCTTCCAAGCTTTATCGTCCTGGATCTGTTGCATACGTTTCCAAGTCAGGCGGTATGTCTAATGAGTTAAACAATATCATTTCGCATACCACTGATGGCGTCTATGAGGGTATTGCTATTGGAGGTGACCGTTATCCAGGTACTACTTTTATTGATCATCTTATCCGCTTCGAAGCTGATCCCGCTTGCAAGCTGATGGTACTTCTAGGCGAAGTAGGTGGAGTGGAAGAATACCGTGTCATTGAAGCTGTTAAGAACGGTACAATTAAAAAGCCTATTGTTGCTTGGGCTATTGGTACATGCTCTAGTATGTTTAAAACCGAGGTTCAATTTGGACATGCTGGTTCATTTGCCAACTCTGAGTTGGAGACTGCTGTCGCCAAGAATCAGGCTATGAGAGAAGCTGGTATATATGTTCCTGAAACATTTGAAAAGCTTCCTGCGTTGCTACAAGAGGTTTATGAGGGTCTTGTGAAAAAGGGTGTTATTGTTCCTCAACCTGAGGTCGCACCACCTAACATTCCTTTAGATTATGCTTGGGCTAAGGAATTAGGCTTGGTTCGTAAGCCCTCTTCCTTCATTTGCACTATCTCCAACGACCGTGGTTCTGAGTTGACTTATAACAACGTTCCCATCTCTAAggtttttgaagaagaactTGGAATTGGTGGTGtcatttctcttttatGGTTGCGTCGCCGCTTACCTTCATATGCTACAAAGTTCTTGGAAATGGTCCTTCAATTGACGGCTGATCACGGACCATGTGTGTCTGGCGCTATGAATACCATTATTACTACCAGAGCAGGAAAAGATTTGATTTCTTCACTTGTTGCCGGTTTGCTTACTATCGGTACCCGATTCGGTGGTGCGCTTGATGGAGCTGCTCAAGAGTTTTCTAAAGCTTATGACGCAGGGTTATCTCCACGTGCTTTTGTTGACTCTTGCCGTAAGGCCAACAAATTGATTCCTGGTATTGGACATAGAATTAAGAGTAGAAATAATCCTGATCTTCGTGTTGAATTGGTCAAGGGTTAcgttaaaaagaatttccCTTCAACTAAGCTCTTAGATTACGCTTTGGCCGTAGAGAATGTCACTACTTCCAAGAAGGATAACCTTATCTTGAACGTTGATGGCTGTATTGCTGTATGCTTTGTCGATTTACTTCGTAACTGTGGTGCTTTCACTCTTGAAGAAGCTAATGAATATATCAATTTGGGTATCTTGAATGGTATGTTCGTGTTGGGACGTAGTATTGGTCTTATTGGTCATCATCTCGATCAGAAACGTCTTAGGGCACCTCTTTATCGTCACCCTTGGGACGATTTCTTGTATTTGTCTTAG
- the fau1 gene encoding 5-formyltetrahydrofolate cyclo-ligase has product MSLKKNQLRAILNSSLGKLADHIIDSQSISICKQVVELPEWKRCKNVCLYMNMPKKEVRTRCLIDVAFKEGKNVFIPKCIGSHVMEMYQVFEKTESLTINKWGIAEPNGESRKIMDDETDCELIIVPGVAFDEKLSRLGHGKGYYDNYISKYQSWALQKESRANMFKVGICLKEQILPNREIPMDTRDQKLDALVTPEKVIRNI; this is encoded by the exons AtgagtttaaaaaagaatcaacTACGTGCTATTTTAAATAGCAGTTTAGGCAAACTTGCGGATCATATTATTGATTCTCAAT CAATTTCCATTTGCAAACAAGTGGTCGAATTACCCGAATGGAAAAGATGCAAAAATGTCTGTCTGTACATGAACAtgccaaaaaaagaagtacGAACTAGATGCCTTATAGACGTGGCTTTCAAAGAAG gcaaaaatgttttcataCCTAAATGTATTGGTTCGCATGTAATGGAAATGTATCAAGTTTTCGAGAAAACTGAGTCCTTGACGATTAACAAATGGGGTATTGCTGAGCCCAATGGAGAATCAAGAAAGA TTATGGATGATGAAACAGACTGTGAACTTATAATAGTTCCGGGAGTCGcttttgatgaaaaattatctAGACTAGGGCATGGAAAGGGGTACTATGACAATTACATTTCCAAGTATCAAAGCTGGGCGTTACAAAAGGAATCACGAGCTAACATGTTCAAAG TGGGAATTTGCCTTAAAGAACAAATACTTCCAAATCGAGAAATCCCAATGGATACCAGAGACCAAAAACTGGATGCCCTTGTTACGCCGGAAAAAGTAATCAGAAATATATAG
- the ypt1 gene encoding GTPase Ypt1 has protein sequence MNPEYDYLFKLLLIGDSGVGKSCLLLRFADDTYTESYISTIGVDFKIRTFELEGKTVKLQIWDTAGQERFRTITSSYYRGAHGIIIVYDVTDQDSFNNVKQWLQEIDRYAVEGVNRLLVGNKSDMVDKKVVEYSVAKEFADSLNIPFLETSAKDSTNVEQAFLTMSRQIKERMGNNTFASSNAKSSVKVGQGTNVSQSSSNCC, from the exons ATGAATCCAGA ATACGACTATCTCTTTAAGCTTTTACTTATTGGCGACTCTGGTGTCGGTAAGAGTTGCCTTCTTCTACGTTTTGCCGATGACACTTATACTGAATCCTATATCTCTACTATCGGAGTTGATTTT aaaatcaGAACTTTTGAATTAGAGGGAAAGACTGTTAAACTTCAAATC TGGGATACCGCTGGTCAAGAACGTTTCCGTACAATTACTAGCTCATACTATCGTGGAGCTCATGGAATTATCATCGTATACGATGTTACCGATCAAG ATTCTTTCAACAATGTTAAGCAATGGCTTCAGGAAATAGATAGATATGCCGTTGAAGGAGTCAATCGTCTTCTTGTAGGAAACAAGTCAGATATGGTTGATAAGAAGGTTGTTGAATATTCTGTTGCTAAGGAGTTTGCTGACAGTTTGAATATTCCTTTCCTCGAAACGTCTGCTAAAGATTCTACAAATGTTGAGCAAGCTTTCTTAACTATGTCCCGTCAAATTAAGGAACGTATGGGAAATAATACATTTGCCTCTTCCAATGCCAAATCTAGTGTCAAGGTTGGTCAGGGCACTAACGTTTCCCAAAGTTCCAGCAACTGCTGCTAA
- the opa3 gene encoding mitochondrial outer membrane lipid metabolism regulator Opa3, translating into MSSLALKIGSLLVRTLSKPIANTIKAQAKEHKAFRKACIEFAQWMHRAEFRITGINRAKSGGANVRLRPLNDAKAVDAGATFLSETFIFTVAGGAILFETWRARRKEKNRRDEVAEAILGLQHEIVRINEIMEKQFVLQKKKNELQSSTEEIDSTEKDFDELHKVILKVERELHTLRQNTPSQNEQAEATPSKEIPRETVSEKADHPPSSNTKSVSTG; encoded by the exons ATGTCTTCTCTAGCCTTAAAAATCGGAAGCTTGTTAGTAAGAACATTATCCAAACCGATTGCCAATACAATCAAAGCCCAAGCTAAAGAGCACAAGGCTTTCCGAAAG GCATGTATTGAATTTGCTCAATGGATGCATCGCGCGGAATTTAGAATAACAGGAATTAACAGAGCTAAAAGTGGAGGAGCTAATGTACGATTACGACCTTTAAACGATGCCAAAGCAGTCGATGCTGGTGCAACATTTTTATCAGAAACTTTTATATT TACTGTTGCTGGAGGAGccattttatttgaaacatGGAGGGCTCGtagaaaggaaaagaataGACGAGATGAAGTTGCTGAAGCGATTCTTGGTTTACAACATGAAATCGTTCGTATTAACGAAATCATGGAAAAGCAGTTTGTTTtacagaagaaaaagaatgaacTCCAATCTTCGACTGAGGAAATTGATAGTACCGAAAAGGATTTTGACGAACTCCACAAAGTCATTCTTAAAGTTGAACGTGAGCTCCATACTCTTCGTCAAAACACGCCAAGTCAGAACGAGCAAGCAGAAGCCACTCCTTCAAAGGAAATCCCACGTGAAACAGTCTCAGAAAAGGCAGATCATCCTCCATCTTCTAACACCAAATCGGTTTCTACAGGTTAG
- the ubp9 gene encoding ubiquitin hydrolase Ubp9: MSLLRWMGMNSPGSTDRRKSTWEAELPKPSIRPETLTDRFYGLTNYGNTCYVSSVLVSLYHLKPFRDSLNSYPLPSAPPNFKSVCTKTNHPESSSSRHSKKKSMENRKSSLYGSNGINSCGCVDISNVGSESGTKHQIVVGESNCSAYGMKENIYTCLKDLYCSVSCCDCRYGICSPERFIQVLRRDNEAFRSTQQQDAHEFFNFLLNSVTETLDEYYGNHSDVMHPKWVHSLFEGTLTSETKCLTCENITSRDESFLDLSIDIENHTSVTSCLRSFSASEMLSSKNKFHCDVCKSLQEAEKRMKIKKLPKILSLHLKRFKYNETQEGHDKLFYTIVFTNEMRLFTTTEDAENAERMYYLSSVIVHVGGGPHRGHYVSIVRTKTYGWVLFDDENVTPVNENYLQRFFGDQPGQATAYVLFYTAADEEDDDVSEVDTKESIKPMSIPSQLKQESVEVSNLSSTPRSNSTITYPDMDPMVASFSSQYSHKTLDRDINSRSYFDREPSLDAERFHSRSVDASPKAVRRESRSFFPSLTRKRSKFFGSSQSNSPKDSPLRDTHKSSDEHSESKHSHTLPWQFSRSRSKR; encoded by the exons ATGTCGCTGCTTCGTTGGATGGGAATG AATTCCCCAGGCTCCACTGACCGGCGTAAAAGCACTTGGGAAGCAGAGTTGCCGAAGCCATCAATTCGCCCTGAAACCCTAACAGATCGATTCTATGGTTTAACAAAT TATGGAAATACATG TTACGTGAGTTCTGTCTTAGTATCTTTATACCATTTAAAGCCCTTTCGtgattctttaaattcGTATCCTCTTCCGAGTGCTCCtccaaattttaaaagcgTTTGTACAAAAACCAACCATCCTGAATCATCTTCCTCACGACAcagtaagaaaaagagcATGGAGAATAGGAAGTCCTCTTTATACGGGTCCAATGGTATAAATTCTTGCGGCTGTGTCGATATTAGTAACGTCGGCTCTGAATCCGGGACGAAGCATCAAATCGTTGTAGGCGAAAGCAATTGTTCTGCTTATGgaatgaaagaaaacataTATACTTGTTTAAAGGATCTTTATTGCTCCGTAAGTTGCTGTGATTGTCGTTATGGTATTTGTTCTCCCGAGCGTTTTATCCAAGTTCTACGTAGAGACAATGAAGCTTTTCGCAGTACTCAGCAGCAAGATGCTCACgagttttttaattttcttcttaatTCTGTTACAGAAACTCTTGATGAATACTACGGTAATCATTCCGACGTGATGCATCCAAAATGGGTTCATTCTTTGTTTGAAGGAACGCTTACCAGCGAGACGAAATGTTTAACTTGTGAAAACATAACGTCAAGGGATGAAAGCTTTTTAGACCTTAGCATAGATATAGAAAATCACACTTCTGTAACTTCCTGTTTAAGGTCTTTTTCTGCTTCAGAGATGTTGTCCTCCAAAAATAAGTTTCATTGTGATGTTTGCAAAAGTTTGCAGGaagcagaaaaaagaatgaagataaaaaaattaccgAAAATCCTCTCATTACATTTGAAACGTTTTAAATATAACGAAACCCAGGAGGGCCATGATAAACTCTTCTATACTATTGTTTTTACCAACGAAATGAGATTATTTACTACCACCGAAGATGCAGAGAATGCTGAAAGAATGTATTATCTTTCCTCTGTTATTGTTCACGTAGGAGGCGGTCCACATCGTGGTCATTATGTGTCTATCGTTCGCACTAAAACTTATGGCTGGGTCCTTTTTGATGACGAGAACGTAACTCCTGTCAACGAGAATTACCTACAACGATTTTTTGGTGATCAACCTGGTCAGGCTACTGCCTATGTTCTATTTTATACTGCTgctgatgaagaagatgatgatgTTAGTGAAGTAGACACCAAGGAATCAATTAAGCCGATGTCTATTCCAAGTCAACTTAAACAAGAAAGCGTGGAAGTTTCGAATCTATCAAGTACCCCTAGATCAAACTCGACAATAACATATCCTGATATGGATCCGATGGttgcttcattttcttcgCAGTATTCTCATAAAACTTTAGATAGAGACATCAATAGCCGTTCTTATTTTGATCGTGAACCATCACTGGATGCAGAAAGATTTCATTCAAGATCTGTTGATGCTTCTCCAAAAGCCGTACGTCGCGAAAGTCGTTCGTTTTTCCCTTCCCTTACacgaaaaagaagtaaattttttggatcaTCCCAAAGCAACTCCCCTAAAGATTCACCATTAAGGGATACTCACAAGTCTAGTGATGAACATTCAGAGTCGAAGCACTCACATACGCTTCCTTGGCAATTCTCTAGAAGCCGTTCCAAAAGGTAA